Genomic DNA from Oryza sativa Japonica Group chromosome 5, ASM3414082v1:
TTGGCAATAGTTGAGGGAGGTAAATAAACTCTCAGAAAACCGGTGTTCTGCTTTTCGACGATTGATACAGATCATGGCGATGAACTTTGTCCCTGTCTAAAAGAAAAACGAGAAGAAGGCAAGAAATGAAAAGTGAAGAAAAGGAAAgtaaagaaaggaaaagagaaggaaagaaaAGGAGATAGAGACTCTGAACCCTTCATTTGCGCTCTGTTTTCCACTCTGCTCATTGACAATTTAACATGAGTGCAGTTACATTTTTCCTTCCCCGATTTCTCGGTAAATGTAAACAGTAAACTTATCGGCATGTGAGTTTCTGACTAGCCGCTGCCTAAGTCAAAGACAGTACGAGCAAGAAAACTATTAAAACCACCAGAATCATGTGGCCAcgcaatataaaaaaaaaatcagctagGCGCATGAGCGGCATCGCACTTGCCTTGGCTAAAATAGACCGACCATTCGTTCCGTCTCTTCCAACAGACAACTCTCTAATCCACGTAATATTTTAAACTGAAAAACCTGACAACCCTGCTCCTGTTTAACCCTCCCGTAGTTAACCCCTTTGCACCGGCCACTCATCACCTTCTCGTTTTAACTGTCAAAACCGAatcaacaggaaaaaaaaaagaaaatctttcaCCAAGAGTTCTTTGGTATATAAAGGTAGCGAAATTTACCATGCATTAGATACCCAGTACTATTTACATTTGATCAGGTGAGAagaggtgagtttttttttattctgtcCAAATCTTGGATGCTTCCACAGGAGGGTTCACCTACTCAATTGTCCATGGTTTATTGATTTTGTCCTGCTAATTACTCCtttcgtcctataatataaatgatttttttttattatttgatcatttatctttaaaaaatttgtgcaaatataagaaaaaaagttatgcttaaaatactttaaataataaagtagataaaaaataaataataattttaattatttataataagACGAGTGGCCACCGGTAGAAAAACAGCGTAGAAAAACTTAAAATGAGTAGCGCGCACACACACTTTCTTTCTCTCACCCCAGCTGCTCCATTTTGCGAAGCTACAAATCggagctaagctaagctatCCAACGCCCTCATCAAGAACACCCAGATCTCCAGCCATTTTTGCGAGATGCATGGCTACTCCAACCTCGCctgctcgtcgtcgtctcctcctccggtggccgccgccggcaacggcGCCGGGTGCAGGGCGAGGCGATCGCTGGAGCTGACCAACACCAAGGAGACCAACGCGTGGGAAGGGCTGGCCATCGGGGCGGTCACCCTGGCCAGGACATTCTCCACCGGCTCCCAcaggatctcctcctcctccaggtccggcgccggcgagagggtcggcaggacggccggcggcggcggcggcctccccggCGCGGTGAGGAGGGCCTTCTCCATGCGGAGGCACCCCGCCGGCCTCGGCAAGGGCGACGGGTACTACTGGAGGATCCACGACAACATGGACGGCGAcagtgacgacgacggcgacaatccggccgccgccgccgccgaggaagaagagagggacAAGAAAGAGCAGCTAGCTGAATCCGCCgacgagaagaagaaagagCAGCTAGCCGAAGCCGCCGACGAGAAGGTGTCGGTGactgcgacggcgacgccgaagaagaagaagggcggCAGAATCATGAAGGCTTGCAAGAAGCTCCTCCGGCTGTAGTAACAATCAACTGCAAGTGTGAGTGTGTGCGTCAATCTGTAAACCTTGCTGATATATTACTGCCGCGTGTTCCGAGAATGATCTCGTTTCGGGTTCGTCGAGTTAAAATCGCGACGAACAAATTAAGCAAGTTAAAAACCAGCTGATGCAGCTGCTAATGATGATCCTAGGACGGCTGAGCTGCGCATGAGCCGGTAcgggcgcgtgccagcagcgaTGGGGAGCATGTGTGGGATCTTGACGAGACTTGGGGGACGACATGTGGGGGCTCTGCCGTGATGCGCGCGGTGATGGCGATGGGGTACTCGGGGTTGTCACTGTGGAAATGTGAGATGGGTCTGATGCCAATGCCATCGATCGCCGGACGACCGGAGTCAATGGAGTCGTGGGTGTTCGTGCGCCATTTTCTCCATCCATGGGCTCCACCGCTGTCGCCTGTCGGCTCCTTGCGTTGGCCCCGCTCGTCCCAGTTTGTCAAGCTgggctcagctcagctcagctcgccCATTGGGCTGCTTTGGGAGCGTTTGGGCCAATTACTAGAGGCCCAGAATAATGTTAGCTGGGCCTAAATTCCCGGCACATCTCCCTCCAATCTCTGCATGCGCATGCATTCAGTCACACCAGCGAGAGCAGGTCGTTGCCGTTGACTAGTCACTGGTGACTAGTAGCATTAGCATCGGGGAAGCATTGTTCTCAAGTGCCATGAGATACAGGCGGTTGACAAATAACAAATTCACCGGTGTTCACTAGTCTTGGACTCCATACTCTCGTAATCTGCAGGGTAGAGTAGAGACGCGAGCGAGTGCCAACCAAAGTCCCTAGTGCCCTCTCGCGGAGGTCGCAGACGGGATCAATCCGTGTTACCTAGCCTATCCACCCTCCCGCTCCTGCCTCCCAGTGGCGGACGCAGGATTTCGATGATGGCGTACAGATCTACCAAAGCACCGtccaatgagaaaaaaataaagtgctAACATAGGTTACTAATGCAAATAAAAATGATTATTATAGAAATAACAAAATAGCTAAGAAAAATTTTATAATACTATTGGAAAGTATGATTTTGTACTTAAGAATGGGTGTTTTGAACTATCAGACAATATTATACTTGTTAAATCATAGTAGATTGTTAAAAAATTTAGGGGTACAACTGTACCCCCATGTCCTACTGTAGGtccgccactgccgcctcccgaGTCCTGCCGTGCGCCGACCACGAGAAAAAGACAATATATGCCATTCTATCCCTGGGTTTGCACGAACGAATAAAATATCACTCAATAGATTGTCTTTAAGATATTTTGTCactttaaaagtttttaaaatcacAGTACCCCTGTTATGGACAGAGAGGAATGGAGAAGGGAGCGTTGGCAAGAATGCCAAGGGACGGCGATTGTGCTTGACAGCGGTGGACCACGAGCACAGCCTgcggcttctcctcctccggcatcggcaagggcggcggtggcgccggctgCGGTCGTGGGGCGCATCCTACGGTCTTCCGTGACATCCCGGACGGCAGCGCGCTCGTCAACCCGCACGATGACGAGGGGAtgaggacgacgacgtcgaTACTGGGCGGACAACAGTGGTGCCGACGCTGAGAGGAGGATGGGCGGCAAGGTGGACGGGATGCCACTCGGTCCGTCCTTCTCTCCCATCACCGGTGGAAGCGGTGAGCGTGCGCACACGCCGCAAGCTACGAGCACCGCCCTACGAATCGTCGCCTTCTCCCTTCAGCCTGTCGTCCCTACCGCCACCCGCCTCCACCTCATCGCCCCCTCCTCCACCCTCTTTGGCACTGCCATCCTCCTCCGCCCAATCGCCGTCCGTCCCTGCACACTCGTCGCCCGCCACTGGCGAGCACGGCCACCATCCCTCGGCCTTCTCACCAGCGATCCCCTTTACATTCCTCTCTGTCCATGACAGAGGTACCGTGGTCTTAAAATTTTTAAAGCGGCAAAATATCATAAAGGCAACCTATTAAATGGTATTTTACCCTTGGCATTCTAGTCGGTGGTGGAAACCCAAGTTGCATATTGCTATTTTTCTCGCCAACGACTacggcctggtttagttcccataaatttttcccaaaaacattacatctaatttttggacacatggatagagcattaaatatatatttaaaaaaaactaattacacagttagggaggaaatcgcgagacaaatcttttgagcctaattagtccatgattagccataactgctacagtaacccacatgtgctaatgatggattaattaggctcaaaagattcatctaaCGGTTTTCAGACGATTCATTCATGTCCAAAAACTCTTTTCGATATACGGTCAAGCATCTGATATGACatccaaaattttcttttcgcgacgCAACGTCCCGTACCAGTGTAGTAAAACATCACGCCAAGCACACGCACGATACGCGCCCAACACCCCACGCGGCCACACCGCGTGCCCGCGCGCACGCGGCGCCCGTCAGTTCGGCAACCGGCGCCGTCCCGGAAGGCCCAGAAACCGAGCACGCAACGCAACCGCGCGATGCgagactttttttttgggggggggggggtgaggcGCGCGCGACGAGGAGGGATTTTTATACACGAGCCGGGACAAGACGGCACGAGGGCGGGGGCCGCGGAGGAAGTGGGGGAGGGAAATTAGCGGCTCCCAGGCACGGGAGGGACACCGAGAATAGCGCCCCCAAATCCAGGGCCCCGGTCTAAAATCCATCCAGGCAGCCGCCGtccaatcccaatcccaatcccaatcctaCCTTGTCTTTGTTCTTTCTTCCTCCGACGACGAGGGGAGATTGCTGGTCAGCTCTCtgtcttccttccttccttctttcTTCCTGGTTGGAGGATTGATCAAATCCTGCAAAGGATTAGGTTTTCTTGGGATTGGTGGGTGGTAGTCTTGTCCTCCCCCCAAATCgtttttgatttgatttgatttgggttgggttggggttCATCGAATCAATCATTTCAAGAACAGAGTTATTCTCGGCGGATTTCTTCCACCGCCGTCAGTTCTTGTGTGGATTGTGTCTCTTCCGTTCTGGTGAGTCCGATTCGGTTTCTCCTTTGCTTTCAATCGATCTCTCCCGCTAGTACTGTTCTTGCTCATCCCGTCTGATGCTGATGAGTTGGTTTCTTGCAGTTTCGGTTTCAGAATCTGCAGTTCGTCGTCGGACCGGTTGTTTCCTGAGTCCCATCTGAGGATAGGTATCGGCTAATCGCTTTGATCTGAATTTCGATTCATCGCTGTAGAGAAATGcgccgaaaaaaaaaagaaaagaaatttctctcttttattttcttgctCTTCTCGTGGTCTCGAGAAGGATAATGCCGTAGCGATAAAGTCCATAGCTTGCAAGGCTGGCATCTCATGTGCTGTCGCTAACTCCATGGGCGTGATTGATTGCTCTGCCAtccccaaaaaaataaaatcccttGATAATCCGTATGGCATTTTCGTGTCTGCACACTGCACGGTTGATGGGAAAGTACTAGGTGTTGCTTTCGGAATCTCTCTTTCCTAAGATTGCTTCTTTGACCATTCTCGTAGTAATCTTGTCTCATGCGGGCAGTTTTGCTCTCAAGAAATGGGTTCATATTGTCGCACAATTTGGCCGTGTGCTTAGTTGCAATTTGCAATGCGGATTCTTTCGAGTCAACGACGCGGAATGAGATTAAAATTTGAGATCTTTCTGACGGTTATTTGTGGTGTGCGATGAGAAACGTGTTGCTCTTGGAATTCTTTCATGGATGATTCGTCGTAGTAGGAGGTTTCTTTGTCGTGTGCATTGATCGAATTTCTGTGCAGGTTCAAAATAAATTCAGAATCCAAGCCTGGTTGTCTCCGAGTTGAAGCTATGGCTGCGCGGCCGACGACGTCGGAGTCCGGGAGCACGACGACCGACGACGACGTGCACCTTTCGCCGACCAGCatctgcagcggcggcggaggtggggcctgcgtcgtcgtcggcggcagcCGCATCAAGATACTCTGCAGCTTCGGCGGCCGCATCATGCCCCGGCCGTCCGACGGTGCCCTCAAGTACATCGGCGGCGAGACCCGCGTCCTCGCCGTGCCCCGCTCCATCCCCTTCTCCGGTGCGTGCTCGATTCCCGAAGTAACCGGCCTGGCCATGTCTTGCCGCCGAGGCGCCGCGTAATCTCTCTCTCGCCGCGTGCAGATTTGAAGAAGAAGGTGGAGGAGATGTTCAGGACGGAGGTGGCGGCCATCAAGTACCAGCTCGTCGCCGAGGACCTCGACGTGCTCGTCTCCGTCACCTGCGACGAGGACCTGACCCACATGCTCGACGAGTACGACCGCTTCGAGGCGAAGcggtcgccgtcggcgtcgccgcggttccgcgtctacgtcttctcctcgcagccgccggtggccgccgccgtcccgtccACCTCCCGCCACGCCGGCtacgcgccgccggcgtcccaccaccacctcctccagcaccacctccaccactTCCAGCCGGACCACTACGTCGCCACGCCCGACGGGAGCCCGCCGTACGCCGGACACTCGCACGGCGCCGTGTCGGCGGGCAACTCCCCGCGCGCCGACGCCGTGGGCCCCGACCACCCCGCCGTGTTCGGGCTCAAGATGCAGCGCGTCCGGAGCACGCCGAACCTCGGCAGCCTGGACGCGTCGCCGCAGCACTACCACCAGCACGCCGCggacgtcggtggcggcggcggcggcatggcgggATACATGGGCGGCAGCTCGCCTGtgcacgccggcgccggccacctCGTCTCGCAGGGCGGCTTCCACAGCTACTACCACCCGCACGGGCAGTACGCCCCGGCGCCCGTGCCGGTGCCGCACCACGCCGGCGTGGGGAGGTACGAcacgcgtggtggtggtggctacgTGCGAGGCAGCAACtacgtggcggcgccgccgccgccgatgatgcCGGTGGCGGTCCGGTCCGGCCGGCCGGtctcccgcggcggcggggccccgCCGTACAACGAGATGCACACGCCGAAGAATGCGACGACGATATGGGATTGATGACCGTACGCCGGAGCTTGCTGACGTTGTGGTTTTTGCAGGGAGAGATGTAAATAGATGGATATGGATCGTGGATGCACGCGGCGTCGCAGTAATCTTGTTAGTAGTTGTTTTTGCTGATGAGAAGAGGTCCAGTTTGCTGTAGAACTATTGTTGTTCACGCTGAGAAAATTATTTAAAACGTTCTTTTTCCCAAATATCAACTGCAAGGTTGAGTTGAATTACTACCAGGCCCTGGGTTTCGGGAAGGTCATTTAGCGATTGGTTTAGTGAGTTTTAGTTgttataaactttaaaaatatatttatttgatattttacaaAACTTATATGTAGAAAGGTTTTCTTACAAAACGTACTAtcccgtcccaaaatgtaagcatttttttaagatagacAAGTATATTAAAAAAGTATGTGATAATAATCGGAGAAATGTTGTAATTTGTTGAGAAAAAAGTAGGTGAATAAATTAAATAGAGAAATGTTGTGATTACTTGAGAGGAGGGATATACGGAGAAATAGCTTCATTTAGGATAATGCGATGTCCTACAAAcagttactccatccgtcccataaaataCGAATCTAtgattggatgtgacatattctaatacagTGTATCTAATAAA
This window encodes:
- the LOC4338857 gene encoding uncharacterized protein; the encoded protein is MHGYSNLACSSSSPPPVAAAGNGAGCRARRSLELTNTKETNAWEGLAIGAVTLARTFSTGSHRISSSSRSGAGERVGRTAGGGGGLPGAVRRAFSMRRHPAGLGKGDGYYWRIHDNMDGDSDDDGDNPAAAAAEEEERDKKEQLAESADEKKKEQLAEAADEKVSVTATATPKKKKGGRIMKACKKLLRL
- the LOC4338858 gene encoding uncharacterized protein, with protein sequence MAARPTTSESGSTTTDDDVHLSPTSICSGGGGGACVVVGGSRIKILCSFGGRIMPRPSDGALKYIGGETRVLAVPRSIPFSDLKKKVEEMFRTEVAAIKYQLVAEDLDVLVSVTCDEDLTHMLDEYDRFEAKRSPSASPRFRVYVFSSQPPVAAAVPSTSRHAGYAPPASHHHLLQHHLHHFQPDHYVATPDGSPPYAGHSHGAVSAGNSPRADAVGPDHPAVFGLKMQRVRSTPNLGSLDASPQHYHQHAADVGGGGGGMAGYMGGSSPVHAGAGHLVSQGGFHSYYHPHGQYAPAPVPVPHHAGVGRYDTRGGGGYVRGSNYVAAPPPPMMPVAVRSGRPVSRGGGAPPYNEMHTPKNATTIWD